A genomic region of Papaver somniferum cultivar HN1 chromosome 7, ASM357369v1, whole genome shotgun sequence contains the following coding sequences:
- the LOC113299467 gene encoding 28 kDa ribonucleoprotein, chloroplastic-like, protein MASATTSLIKPLSMATSLSTHLTTKTTSYPSISFPSKSVKVSQLSTSFSSWVPLKNKISSSKMVTFVASDFAQVTEEDGDEIETPGGDGGFVEEESSEETYAEPSEDAKLFVGNLPYDIDSEKLANLFDQAGVVEVAEVIYNRETDESRGFAFVTMSSVEEAEKAVEMFNRYDINGRTLNVNKASPKGSRPERTPRSFESSSSLRLYVGNLSWQVDDARLEQVFSEHGKVMDAKVVMDRETGRSRGFGFVTMSAQSELDDAIAALDGQSLDGRMVRVNVAEQRPPRRNF, encoded by the exons ATGGCTTCTGCAACCACATCTCTAATCAAGCCTCTATCAATGGCCACATCTCTTTCAACACACTTAACAACTAAAACCACATCTTACCCATCTATCTCTTTCCCTTCCAAATCTGTTAAAGTTTCTCAACTTTCTACTTCATTTTCATCATGGGTTCCTCTTAAAAACAAGATTTCTTCATCAAAGATGGTAACTTTTGTTGCTTCAGATTTTGCTCAAGTAActgaagaagatggtgatgaaattgagACCCCTGGTGGAGATGGGGGGTTTGTAGAGGAGGAAAGTAGTGAAGAGACTTATGCTGAACCTTCTGAAGATGCTAAACTCTTTGTTGGGAACTTACCTTATGATATTGACAGTGAGAAATTAGCTAATCTTTTTGACCAAGCTGGTGTTGTTGAGGTTGCTGAG gttATTTACAACAGGGAAACTGATGAGAGCCGAGGGTTTGCGTTCGTCACGATGAGCAGCGTTGAAGAAGCTGAGAAAGCTGTTGAGATGTTCAACCGTTat GATATAAATGGCAGAACTTTAAATGTAAACAAGGCTTCTCCTAAAGGTTCTCGTCCAGAGAGAACCCCTCGATCATTCGAGTCGTCTTCTTCTCTTAGACTGTATGTTGGAAATCTTTCATGGCAAGTGGACGATGCTCGCCTGGAGCAGGTGTTCAGTGAACATGGTAAAGTGATGGATGCAAAGGTTGTTATGGATCGGGAAACTGGCCGCTCACGCGGGTTCGGCTTTGTAACGATGTCAGCACAGTCGGAGTTGGATGATGCTATTGCTGCTCTTGATGGACAG AGTTTGGACGGAAGGATGGTTAGAGTTAATGTTGCTGAGCAGAGACCTCCAAGGCGCAACTTTTAA